The window GCGGCCATGTCGTTGAAGCCGTCGGCAATCACGCGCAGCTCGTCGCGCGCCTGCAGCCTGATCGCGGTCGTCAGGTCGCCGGCCGCCAGTCGGTGACTGCCCTCGGCGAGCCGCTTCACGCTACCCATGATCGACAGATACACCCCGATCGAGAGGTAGGCGATCGCCACGGCGACGATCACCAACACGGCGACGTTCAAGTACAGCACGCGCCGGGCCTCGTCGATCCGGTGCCGCAGCAGCTCGTCGAGCGTCGGCAGCAGGATCTCGTTCATCTGCCTGTAGCCCACGGTGATCGCCTCGGTGGCCATCCCGAAATATGCCGACGCTGCGGTGCTCTGCAGGTCGCCCGCCTGGATCTGGCGCACCACGGCGCTGACGTTCGCGAGCTTGCCGTTCATTTCCGCGAACGACGATTCCAGCCGCTGCGCAAGGTCGGGCCGCTGCGCGACGATCTTGCGGATGTTGGACTCGAGATCGCCCACCGCCGCATTCATGTCGTTCGCGAGCACGCTCACGTCGAGCTTTCCAGCCTCGTCGATCGTGCCGCGCGCAAGCACCCCCGCCCCCCTGGCGCGCAAGCGGCCGATGCGCTCGAGCAGGTAGGGCGTGCGGACCACCGCCGTCGACATCAGGTAGAAACTATCCTGCTGCGGATCGAAGGTCAGACCGTACTCGTCCGCGACCGCAATCTGGAAATCCAGCAGGCTCTGGACCAGCCGCGTATGCGCCCGGATGTTCTCGGCCGGATCCAGCTTCAGCCCCTCCCGTGCCAACCCGTCCCAGCGCGAACGGATGTCGCCCCAGTCGCTCTTGCGCACGGCAGGCGGAAGCACCGTGTCCAGCGTGTCAACCGCACGATCGACCTCGGTCGCCTTGTCCGCGCGCGTCGCCTTTGCACTTTCCAGCCCCCCGAGCACCGCCGACGACAGGCCGCGATGCTGCTGCACCAGCTCGACCACCCTGGAAATCGGCCGCGACAGATCCGAAGCGACCAGCTCGCGCTCCGTTCGCTCGATCGTCGCGTTCAACTGGCGCGCGAGCGTCAGCATCAGGCTGGCAAACGCCACCAGGATGATCAGGCCGAGCAGGCCGAATTTCACCGGGTAGCTGCAGCGGTTCATCAATCCCACGGCCGGCGCAAAAACCACTTTCACGATTCTCTCCGCAGATACATCCGTCGCACCCCCATCGGCATAAAACAGGGCCTTTTCGCCAGCGTAACGGAATAAACCGTCCGGGTACGTGATCTGTATCAAGACTGCGCGGACCCGTCATGCCGGGGCCACGCACCGGCCCCGTGCCTGCGTCCCGGTTCCGGCGCGGGCTTTTCCAAAACCCGCGCTCGCTGCACAATTGCGCCCTTTTTGGCCCAACACGGAGACATTCACAATGAAGACCCGCCAGGTCCTGACCCTCGACGATGCACGCAAGATCGCCACGGCCGCGGAAACCGAAGCCCTGCGCAACGGCTGGGCGGTCACGATCGCGATCTGCGACGAAGGCGGCCACCTGCTTTGGCTGCAGCGCCTCGACAATGCGCCGCCGTCGAGCGCCTATGTCGCACCCGAAAAGGCCCGCACCTGCGTCATGATGCGCAAGCCCAGCAAGGCCATCGAGGACATGGTGAACAACGGCCGCTTCGCCGGCCTCGGGCTGCCCGTCACGCCGCTCGAAGGCGGCGAGATGATCGTCGTCGGCGGCGAAGTGATCGGCGCGGTGGGCGTTTCCGGCGTGAAGTCCTCCGACGACGCACAGATCGCGCGTGCCGGCGTCACGGCGATCGGCGCTTCCTGCAGCCTCTGACGACAGCGAGCGGGGACCGGGCAGGAACACGCGCGCGCCCGTTCCCGGACCCCCTCGGCCAGCGCCTGCGCCCTCGCAACGACCGCCCGGCCGGCGCCAAGGCGCGGTAAACTTGCAGGCTCAATATCTATCGGGAATCGCCATGAAGGATTTCGACGCTCAGGCACGCGCCTTCGGCGACCGGATCGAAGCCGAAATCGCTGGCGGACATCTCAGCTTTCCCACCGCCCTGGACGTTTCGCTACGCATCAAGCGGCTCGCCGACAGCCCGGCCTCCTCGCTCGAGGAGATCGCCGCGGTCGCAAAGACCGAGCCGGTGCTCGGAGCCAAGACCGTGCGCATGGCAAACGCCGTCGCGCTCAACCCCTACGCCAGCGAGATCACCAATGTCGTCGATGCCGTCCGCCGCATCGGCCTCGCCTCGCTGCGCTGCCTCGCCTTCGCGGTCGCCGCCGAGCAACTCGCCCAGGACCACCGCTCGCAGAAGATGCGCACCATCGCATCGGGGCTGTGGATGCACTCGGTCGACGTCGCCGCCTGGTCCCACGCCCTCGCCCGCGAACTGCGCGTGGTCAATCCCGACACCGCGATGTTCGCAGGCATGATGGCCGACATCGGGCAGTTCCTGCTGCTCGCCCGTGCCGCCGACTATCCCGCGCTCGAAGACAACCTGCCCCGTTTCGCCGAGTTCGTGACCACCTGGAGCAATCCCGTCAGCAAGGCCGTGCTCGAAGTGTTCGAACTTCCCGAGACGATCCTCGATACCTTCGACTGCAGCACCCCCTACAGCGGCTCCTGGCCCCCCGGGAACCTCGCGGACCTCCTTTTCGTCGCGAGCCTTGCGGTGGAAACGCCCAATCCCTTCGACAAGCTCCTCGGGCTGGATCACCGTGCCGGACTCCGCGACGCAGCGCCGCACGGCATCGACCCGCGGGAACTCGACCAACTCCTCGACGCCGCCCGGGAGTCCCGCCAGCTGATTCTCGCCGCCCTCTGCAGCTGACGCCCTGGCACGCGTCAGGCCCGCCCGCAGCCGGCAGCGGAGTGCCGATCGGTGCCAGTTCGCGGCCTCGCGCGTCCCCTCGCGCCGGCACGCTGCACAGCAAGTTGTCATTACGCCGTGCGGCGCATACCATTACTGATCCGACCGTCCCTCCAACGGCGTGCACACGCCCAGCTTGAGCAGGTACCCGATGACCGAAGAAGCCTTCGACCACGTCACCAGCCTGCAGATCCGGCTCACGGAGCTCCGCAACGAGCACCGCGACCTCGACGACGCCATCACGCGTCTGCAGGACTCCCCGCAGGAAGACGAACTGCTGCTGCGCCGCCTGAAGAAGCGCAAGCTCGCGCTCAAGGATCGCATCGCCGTCATCCAGCGCATGCTCGACCCCGACGAACTGGCCTGAGCGGCGCTCGCGCCAGGGACAGCAAACCGCACCGACAAATGACCCAACCCAGGACCTTCGGCCCCGAAACGCTCGCCCTGCACGCGGGCCAGTCGCCCGACCCCGCCTTCGGCGCCCGCGCAGCCCCCATCTACTTCACGACGAGCTACGTCTTTCCGGACGCCGACCACGCCGCCGCGCTGTTCAATCTTGAACGCCCCGGCCACGTCTACACGCGCATTTCGAACCCGACCAACGCGATGCTCGAAGAGCGCATCGCGGCCCTCGAAGGCGGCATCGGCGCGATCGCCGTCGCGAGCGGGCAGGCCGCGCTGCATCTCGCGATCACCACCCTGACGGGCGCCGGCGGCCACATCGTCGCCTCGCACGCGCTCTACGGCGGCTCGCACAACCTGCTCGCCTACACGCTGCCGCGCTTCGGCATCACCACCACGTTCGTCGATCCGCGCAACCCCGACGCCTGGCGCGCGGCAGTGCGCCCCGAAACGCGCCTCTTCTTCGGCGAATCGCTCGGCAATCCCGGCCTCGACGTACTCGACATTCCCGCCA is drawn from Azoarcus sp. DN11 and contains these coding sequences:
- a CDS encoding HDOD domain-containing protein, which codes for MKDFDAQARAFGDRIEAEIAGGHLSFPTALDVSLRIKRLADSPASSLEEIAAVAKTEPVLGAKTVRMANAVALNPYASEITNVVDAVRRIGLASLRCLAFAVAAEQLAQDHRSQKMRTIASGLWMHSVDVAAWSHALARELRVVNPDTAMFAGMMADIGQFLLLARAADYPALEDNLPRFAEFVTTWSNPVSKAVLEVFELPETILDTFDCSTPYSGSWPPGNLADLLFVASLAVETPNPFDKLLGLDHRAGLRDAAPHGIDPRELDQLLDAARESRQLILAALCS
- a CDS encoding DUF465 domain-containing protein gives rise to the protein MTEEAFDHVTSLQIRLTELRNEHRDLDDAITRLQDSPQEDELLLRRLKKRKLALKDRIAVIQRMLDPDELA
- a CDS encoding methyl-accepting chemotaxis protein; translation: MKVVFAPAVGLMNRCSYPVKFGLLGLIILVAFASLMLTLARQLNATIERTERELVASDLSRPISRVVELVQQHRGLSSAVLGGLESAKATRADKATEVDRAVDTLDTVLPPAVRKSDWGDIRSRWDGLAREGLKLDPAENIRAHTRLVQSLLDFQIAVADEYGLTFDPQQDSFYLMSTAVVRTPYLLERIGRLRARGAGVLARGTIDEAGKLDVSVLANDMNAAVGDLESNIRKIVAQRPDLAQRLESSFAEMNGKLANVSAVVRQIQAGDLQSTAASAYFGMATEAITVGYRQMNEILLPTLDELLRHRIDEARRVLYLNVAVLVIVAVAIAYLSIGVYLSIMGSVKRLAEGSHRLAAGDLTTAIRLQARDELRVIADGFNDMAATMCRLITSIQSNSGQVAETARGMVASARQIDTASQRQSEAASSMAAAVEEMTVGIDHIAGNASNANELARRSGRLSGEGGEIVESVVADIGEIARAVSGSADTIAELDRSSERISAIVNVIKEIADQTNLLALNAAIEAARAGEQGRGFAVVADEVRKLAERTTQSTREIAQMVGAIQRDARGAVDSMQGGVTQVNTGVVRAQEAGAAMASIRDEAGRVVETVAEISDALREQSVASTEIARNVETIARMAEENSAIAVESHQTADRLEGLAERLLADVGRFKVA
- a CDS encoding heme-binding protein → MKTRQVLTLDDARKIATAAETEALRNGWAVTIAICDEGGHLLWLQRLDNAPPSSAYVAPEKARTCVMMRKPSKAIEDMVNNGRFAGLGLPVTPLEGGEMIVVGGEVIGAVGVSGVKSSDDAQIARAGVTAIGASCSL